Proteins encoded within one genomic window of Saccharopolyspora pogona:
- a CDS encoding bifunctional polysaccharide deacetylase/glycosyltransferase family 2 protein: protein MPRRSRIPRTPRSHWLLLGLALLVLCSLLGLDVLLNRAGTAATPSGSRQFVPESAFAGGSVIDPREPVVRHPRTRHLALTFVDGPDPQWTPEVLDVLARHQVHATFFVTGAQAAENPAVIRRILDAGHEIGNRTLTRTDLRQAGDLRVQLELQATDLVLAGAAGITMNLVQPPYTTTGSLDYEAWKAFLRIGNHGRQVVLADLDSQDWRQPDAAAVLANSTPRDDRGAVLLMRDTAGPGTVEALDRLLPDLQRTGWQVDSVGGTFQLSGTVNQAQIVDRIAGTMLVATIQLSRWLADSLRALLWVATGLAALRAVVMLLIVPIHVRRSRRWEPPWQISQRVGVIVPAYNEEAGIANTVRSILASDHPVEVIVIDDGSTDRTVEVVQQLQERFPRIRLIRQENAGKSAALNTGLAAANSELVVMVDGDTALEPDAVGRLVAHFTNPDIGAVSGNVKVGNRRSLLGRWQHIEYVIGFNLDRRVYDVLHCTPTVPGALGAFRRSAILDIGGVSDDTLAEDTDLTMALERDGWRVAYEEHAISWTEAPATYGQLWKQRYRWCYGTLQAIWKHRRAVIERGPAGRLGRRGLPYLLVFQVLLQVIAPVVDVTACFALFTEDAGKVALTWLGFLALQAVPGVIAFRLDGESLRPLLVLPLQQIVYRQLMYLIVVQSVITALAGARLPWQKLERRGRIVPLARR from the coding sequence TTGCCACGCCGCTCCCGAATCCCCCGAACCCCCCGATCGCACTGGCTGCTGCTGGGCCTTGCGCTGCTCGTGCTGTGCAGCCTGCTCGGCCTGGACGTCCTGCTCAACCGCGCGGGCACGGCGGCCACGCCGAGCGGTAGCAGGCAGTTCGTCCCCGAATCCGCCTTCGCCGGCGGTTCCGTGATCGATCCGCGCGAACCGGTGGTCCGGCACCCCCGCACCCGCCACCTGGCGCTGACCTTCGTGGACGGACCGGATCCGCAGTGGACACCGGAAGTGCTGGACGTGCTGGCCAGGCACCAGGTGCACGCCACGTTCTTCGTGACCGGCGCGCAGGCCGCCGAGAACCCGGCGGTGATCCGCCGGATCCTCGACGCCGGGCACGAGATCGGCAACCGCACCCTCACCCGCACCGACCTGCGGCAGGCCGGTGACCTGCGGGTACAGCTGGAGCTGCAGGCCACCGACCTGGTCCTGGCCGGAGCCGCCGGGATCACCATGAACCTCGTCCAACCGCCGTACACGACCACCGGATCGCTGGACTACGAGGCGTGGAAGGCGTTTCTGCGCATCGGGAACCACGGGCGCCAGGTGGTGCTGGCCGACCTGGACTCACAGGACTGGCGGCAACCTGACGCGGCGGCCGTGCTGGCGAACTCGACGCCCCGCGACGACCGCGGCGCGGTCCTGCTGATGCGCGACACCGCGGGCCCGGGCACCGTCGAGGCGCTGGACCGCCTGCTGCCCGACCTGCAGCGCACCGGGTGGCAGGTCGACTCCGTCGGCGGCACCTTCCAGCTGTCCGGCACGGTGAACCAGGCCCAGATCGTCGACCGGATCGCGGGCACGATGCTGGTCGCCACCATCCAGCTCTCCCGCTGGCTGGCGGACTCGCTGCGCGCGCTGCTCTGGGTGGCGACCGGCCTGGCCGCGCTGCGCGCAGTCGTCATGCTGCTGATCGTGCCGATCCACGTGCGGCGATCCCGCCGGTGGGAACCGCCGTGGCAGATCAGCCAGCGCGTCGGCGTGATCGTCCCGGCCTACAACGAAGAAGCCGGCATCGCGAACACGGTTCGGTCGATCCTCGCAAGCGATCACCCGGTGGAGGTGATCGTGATCGACGACGGCTCCACGGACCGGACCGTCGAGGTGGTCCAGCAGTTGCAGGAGCGATTCCCGCGCATCCGGTTGATCCGGCAGGAGAACGCGGGCAAGTCCGCGGCGCTCAACACCGGGCTGGCGGCGGCGAACTCCGAACTGGTGGTCATGGTGGACGGGGACACCGCCCTCGAACCCGACGCGGTGGGGCGGCTGGTCGCGCACTTCACCAACCCCGACATCGGCGCGGTGTCCGGCAACGTCAAGGTCGGCAACCGCCGCAGCCTGCTCGGCCGCTGGCAGCACATCGAGTACGTGATCGGGTTCAACCTGGACCGCCGCGTCTACGACGTGCTGCACTGCACGCCTACGGTGCCCGGCGCGCTCGGCGCCTTCCGCCGCTCGGCGATCCTGGATATCGGCGGCGTCAGCGACGACACCTTGGCCGAGGACACCGACCTGACCATGGCCCTGGAGCGCGACGGGTGGCGCGTGGCCTACGAGGAGCACGCGATCTCCTGGACCGAGGCGCCGGCCACCTACGGCCAGCTGTGGAAGCAGCGCTACCGATGGTGCTACGGGACGTTGCAGGCCATCTGGAAGCACCGGCGGGCCGTCATCGAGCGCGGCCCGGCCGGGCGGCTCGGTCGGCGCGGCCTGCCCTACCTGCTCGTGTTCCAGGTGCTGCTGCAGGTGATCGCCCCGGTGGTCGACGTGACCGCGTGCTTCGCGCTGTTCACCGAGGACGCCGGCAAGGTCGCCCTGACCTGGCTGGGGTTCCTGGCGCTGCAGGCGGTGCCGGGTGTGATCGCGTTCCGGCTGGACGGCGAGTCGCTGCGCCCGCTCCTGGTGCTCCCGCTGCAGCAGATCGTGTACCGGCAGCTGATGTACCTGATCGTGGTGCAGTCGGTGATCACCGCACTGGCCGGGGCACGGCTGCCGTGGCAGAAGCTGGAGCGCCGCGGCCGGATCGTCCCGCTCGCGCGGCGGTGA
- a CDS encoding LCP family protein, whose protein sequence is MRTFLRRTTRLLSLALAGLVVLVAVSALYLDVSLGRVPAFTDYVGRVTSARGTNWLLVGSDSREGLSEQQEQELVTGGTADAGGSRTDTVMLLHIPAGPGAPTLVSLPRDSLVPIEGHPPNKLNAAYSYGGPTLLSRTVEEATGLRIDHYLEIGLGGFAGVVDAVGGVRMCLPQAIHDPKIDLALAAGCQQLTGAQALGFVRTRAFARGDLERAEHQREFLTELVRKATSREVLFNPLRSVPMTWRLAATVTVADHDHLDDLGQLGYQAGTAGEELVTATVPTSGGWTCPASARSCSGTRRRRGSCSTRCGRTGRCLPKRSPPPGEPSGR, encoded by the coding sequence GTGAGGACTTTCCTGCGGCGCACCACTCGACTGCTGTCGCTGGCCCTGGCGGGCTTGGTCGTGCTCGTCGCTGTTTCGGCGCTGTACCTGGACGTTTCGTTGGGTCGGGTGCCCGCGTTCACCGACTATGTGGGACGCGTCACGTCGGCGCGGGGCACGAACTGGCTGCTGGTCGGTTCGGACAGTCGCGAAGGACTCTCCGAGCAGCAGGAACAGGAATTGGTGACCGGCGGCACCGCCGATGCGGGCGGATCGCGCACGGACACGGTGATGCTGCTGCACATCCCGGCCGGTCCCGGCGCACCGACGCTGGTCAGCCTGCCGCGCGATTCGCTGGTGCCGATCGAGGGCCACCCCCCGAACAAGCTCAACGCGGCTTACTCCTACGGCGGTCCGACGTTGCTGTCCCGGACGGTGGAGGAAGCCACCGGGCTGCGCATCGACCACTACCTGGAGATCGGGCTGGGCGGCTTCGCCGGAGTGGTGGACGCGGTCGGTGGCGTGCGGATGTGCCTGCCGCAGGCGATCCACGACCCGAAGATCGACCTCGCCCTGGCGGCCGGCTGCCAGCAGCTGACCGGCGCGCAGGCGCTCGGTTTCGTGCGCACCCGGGCCTTCGCGCGGGGCGACCTGGAACGCGCGGAGCACCAGCGGGAATTCCTCACGGAGTTGGTGCGCAAGGCCACCAGCCGGGAGGTGCTGTTCAACCCGCTGCGCTCGGTGCCCATGACCTGGCGGCTCGCCGCGACCGTGACGGTCGCCGACCACGACCACCTGGACGACCTCGGGCAGCTCGGCTACCAGGCGGGAACCGCGGGGGAGGAGCTGGTCACGGCGACGGTGCCGACCAGCGGTGGATGGACATGCCCGGCGTCGGCGCGGTCCTGTTCTGGGACAAGGAGAAGGCGGGGGAGCTGTTCGACTCGCTGCGGCAGGACCGGCCGGTGCCTCCCGAAGCGCTCACCGCCGCCCGGTGAGCCCTCAGGCCGTTAA
- a CDS encoding ABC transporter substrate-binding protein produces the protein MTDNPFAPLAECFDRRGFLQLTALLGAGVALAGCAPSGTTSTAAQPTVARRGGALTVGMPTPSGPVDPVTMTDIGAVDTVLVAAEYLTFPKADGSLEGRLATDWKSEDARTWVFKLRQGVTFHDGSPLTADDVVATFDRITDPHGGSAGLQSLGGILSPGGTTKVDDHTIRFKLDRGYADFPYLVSAFAYNTAIMPRNYHVGDFIKGGIGTGPYVLTSYQPNGRAQFKRNEKYWNTDAAYLDTLTVQYFSDTNAQMLAIQSGKIDLVPSVEPSALRTLKGASNLIQQEAQSASFQTVQMRTDIKPFNDKRVRQALALSLDRPQLVNALMDNKATLGNDHLFAPTFTSADQIAAPVEQRKRDLAQAKQLLADAGYPGGLKVTLTTARVFECVDHATLVKDMAKEAGFDIALDIMTPEQYFASGDNSPWLTVPLGITNWGSRGSASQVLEAIAVSAAPYNSAHYSNQALDDLIARYDNETDPAARIKVGTSIAQLLHDEVPNCVSYFKNQVRVSAQHLGGVPAGPGDFPDFTKVFVTA, from the coding sequence ATGACCGACAACCCCTTCGCCCCGCTGGCCGAGTGTTTCGACCGCCGTGGCTTTCTGCAGCTGACTGCGCTCCTCGGCGCCGGCGTAGCACTGGCCGGCTGCGCGCCCAGTGGTACCACCAGCACCGCCGCCCAGCCCACCGTCGCGCGCAGAGGCGGTGCCCTCACGGTGGGCATGCCGACCCCCAGCGGCCCCGTCGATCCGGTCACCATGACCGATATCGGTGCGGTGGACACGGTCCTGGTCGCGGCGGAGTACCTGACCTTCCCGAAGGCCGACGGCTCGCTGGAGGGACGGCTCGCCACCGACTGGAAGTCCGAGGACGCGCGGACATGGGTCTTCAAGCTCCGGCAGGGCGTGACGTTCCACGACGGCTCGCCGCTGACCGCGGACGACGTGGTGGCGACGTTCGACCGGATCACCGATCCGCACGGCGGTTCCGCGGGCCTGCAAAGCCTCGGCGGGATTCTCAGCCCTGGCGGTACGACGAAGGTCGATGATCACACGATCCGGTTCAAGCTCGACCGTGGCTACGCGGACTTCCCGTACCTGGTGTCCGCGTTCGCATACAACACCGCGATCATGCCGAGGAACTACCACGTCGGTGACTTCATCAAGGGCGGCATCGGCACCGGCCCGTACGTCCTCACCTCGTACCAGCCCAACGGCCGCGCCCAGTTCAAACGGAACGAGAAGTACTGGAACACCGATGCCGCCTACCTCGACACGCTGACCGTCCAGTATTTCTCCGACACCAACGCGCAGATGCTCGCGATCCAAAGCGGCAAGATCGATCTCGTCCCCTCGGTCGAACCGTCGGCGCTGCGCACGCTCAAGGGCGCGAGCAACCTGATCCAGCAAGAGGCGCAGTCCGCGTCGTTCCAGACGGTGCAGATGCGCACGGATATCAAGCCTTTCAACGACAAGCGGGTACGCCAGGCCCTCGCGCTGTCTCTGGATCGGCCTCAGCTCGTCAACGCGTTGATGGACAACAAGGCCACCCTGGGCAACGACCATCTGTTCGCCCCCACCTTCACGTCAGCGGACCAGATCGCCGCACCGGTCGAGCAGCGTAAGCGAGATCTGGCCCAGGCGAAGCAACTCCTCGCCGACGCCGGATATCCCGGTGGTCTCAAAGTGACACTGACGACCGCGCGGGTTTTCGAATGTGTCGACCATGCCACCCTGGTCAAGGACATGGCCAAGGAAGCGGGCTTCGACATCGCGCTCGACATAATGACTCCCGAGCAGTACTTCGCCTCGGGTGACAACTCGCCGTGGCTGACGGTTCCGCTGGGTATCACCAACTGGGGCTCGCGGGGAAGCGCCTCACAGGTCCTCGAAGCCATCGCCGTTTCCGCGGCGCCGTACAACTCGGCCCACTACTCGAACCAGGCGTTGGACGACCTGATCGCGCGCTACGACAACGAAACGGACCCCGCCGCCCGCATCAAGGTCGGTACCTCCATCGCACAGCTGCTGCATGACGAAGTGCCCAACTGCGTTTCCTACTTCAAGAACCAGGTGCGGGTATCCGCCCAACATCTCGGCGGCGTGCCGGCGGGGCCCGGCGATTTCCCCGATTTCACGAAGGTTTTCGTGACTGCCTAG
- a CDS encoding dipeptide ABC transporter ATP-binding protein, protein MSPNVALRVSGLTVAYSSRGRLAEAVTDINFEIPAGGRVGLVGESGSGKTTVAMAILNYLPRNAAILGGSIEFEGRNLLGLSTSDLAAVRGRRIAAVYQDPGSSLNPTIPVGRQIGEVFERHFGMDRRESRQAAVAALDRVQLPSPDLVATRYPHELSGGQQQRVMIAMALAASPSLLLLDEPTTGLDATVEAGVVELIEELSRETGTALLMVSHNLPLVRHLCAEAVVMRGGRVVEAGPTATLLRTPQEEYTRGLVASVPTRRHRKFTNIVRAAGEAERAVAPGRLAEIEALSHSDDVVLAIRNLVKNYDTSEGVVHALRGVDLEMRRSEILAIVGESGSGKSTLAKCVVGLESFTSGSIVVDGTDMPRNHRRRDRSAAGVRPTLVFQNPETSLNPAKTARAVLRQALRLGGEDPAKVEAIAAETQLTEHYLDLKTRRLSGGLKQRVAIARASAGEPAIVVCDEPVSALDVSVQAGILNLLAQRQADTSVSYVFISHDLDVVHYLADSVAVMYMGEIVERGSTEAVFSAPHHPYTAALMSASVSADSERIRLQGQAPSAYQESTGCIFASRCPIALDDGSCSTTKPPWRGGPGDKQYRCHRAPEELVLAPTAQPAVPSASL, encoded by the coding sequence ATGAGCCCGAACGTGGCATTGAGGGTTTCCGGTTTAACGGTCGCATACTCGAGCCGAGGCCGGCTCGCCGAAGCCGTCACCGACATCAACTTCGAGATTCCCGCCGGTGGCAGGGTCGGGCTTGTCGGGGAGTCGGGTAGCGGAAAGACCACCGTGGCCATGGCGATCCTGAATTACCTGCCGCGGAACGCTGCGATTCTCGGCGGTTCCATCGAGTTCGAAGGCCGGAACCTGCTCGGACTATCCACTTCGGATCTTGCCGCCGTTCGGGGAAGGCGAATCGCGGCCGTCTACCAAGACCCGGGATCGTCACTGAACCCGACGATCCCGGTGGGGCGGCAGATCGGCGAGGTTTTCGAGCGGCATTTCGGGATGGATCGCCGGGAGTCCCGGCAAGCGGCCGTCGCGGCACTGGACCGGGTCCAGCTGCCGTCGCCGGATCTTGTGGCCACGCGATATCCGCACGAGCTGTCCGGTGGCCAGCAGCAGCGGGTGATGATCGCGATGGCTCTCGCCGCTTCCCCGTCGCTGCTGCTGCTCGACGAGCCGACGACCGGACTCGACGCGACCGTGGAAGCCGGTGTCGTCGAGCTCATCGAAGAGCTCTCCCGCGAAACCGGAACGGCACTGTTGATGGTCAGTCACAACCTGCCGCTGGTCCGGCACCTGTGTGCCGAAGCGGTCGTGATGCGCGGCGGGCGTGTGGTGGAAGCCGGACCGACCGCGACGCTCCTGCGGACACCGCAGGAGGAATACACGCGCGGGCTTGTCGCATCGGTGCCCACGAGGCGCCACCGGAAGTTCACCAACATCGTCCGTGCCGCCGGTGAAGCCGAGCGAGCGGTGGCGCCCGGCAGGTTGGCGGAGATCGAAGCACTGTCGCATTCGGACGACGTCGTTTTGGCGATCAGAAACCTGGTGAAGAATTACGACACGAGCGAGGGTGTCGTGCACGCGCTCCGTGGAGTGGACCTGGAGATGCGCCGCAGCGAGATCCTGGCCATCGTCGGAGAGTCGGGTAGTGGCAAGTCGACGCTAGCGAAATGTGTGGTCGGGCTCGAGTCGTTCACGTCGGGCTCGATCGTCGTGGACGGCACCGACATGCCCCGCAACCACCGCCGCCGGGATCGTTCCGCGGCGGGCGTCCGTCCCACCCTCGTCTTCCAGAACCCCGAGACCTCCCTCAACCCGGCGAAGACGGCGCGTGCGGTGCTCCGGCAGGCGTTGCGCCTTGGCGGCGAAGACCCCGCGAAGGTCGAGGCGATCGCGGCCGAAACCCAGTTGACCGAACACTATCTGGACCTGAAGACACGGCGGCTGTCCGGCGGGCTGAAGCAGCGGGTCGCGATCGCCCGCGCTTCGGCCGGTGAGCCGGCAATCGTGGTGTGCGACGAGCCGGTGTCCGCGTTGGACGTTTCGGTGCAGGCGGGCATCCTCAACTTGCTGGCGCAGCGGCAGGCCGACACCAGCGTGTCGTATGTGTTCATCTCCCACGACCTCGATGTCGTGCACTATCTCGCCGATTCGGTCGCGGTGATGTACATGGGCGAGATCGTCGAGCGGGGCAGTACGGAGGCGGTGTTCTCCGCGCCCCATCACCCTTATACGGCCGCCCTGATGTCCGCCTCCGTCTCCGCCGACAGCGAGCGGATCAGGCTCCAAGGGCAGGCGCCCAGCGCCTATCAGGAGTCGACCGGCTGCATCTTCGCGAGCCGGTGTCCCATCGCACTCGACGACGGGAGCTGTTCCACCACCAAGCCACCATGGCGCGGAGGCCCGGGGGACAAACAGTACCGCTGCCATCGTGCGCCCGAGGAACTCGTCCTCGCGCCCACGGCGCAGCCCGCAGTTCCGTCCGCCTCCCTGTGA
- a CDS encoding ABC transporter permease — MSTVLTSAGAQVLGRKRPSWVIGRFVLRRLLAAVLTLAGLSVAVFALVQLLPGNLGRSILGQYASEEQVAALNASLGVDRPFFTRYFDWLAGFLSGDWGMSQRLAVPARDIVLERLSHSVVLAAAALVVVVPLAIAAGAYAALCRGRFIDRTISILGVSLMAIPEFVSGVLLLVVFGVYLRWFPVQSSVPSWNPADIVQQLALPVIPLCFILFGYIARMMRATTIDVLDQNYTRTATLKGISMRQVFFRHVLRNAILPTITVIAGQAGYLIGGLVIVETLFSYPGIGNFAYESAKFHDVAPLNDSVVVIGATVLVINLLGDVLSAWLNPRIRRGGNR, encoded by the coding sequence ATGTCCACAGTGCTGACAAGTGCGGGGGCACAGGTCCTCGGCAGGAAACGGCCATCGTGGGTAATCGGCCGGTTCGTCCTGCGCCGCCTGCTGGCCGCGGTGCTGACGCTGGCCGGTCTTTCGGTCGCGGTGTTCGCGCTCGTGCAGCTGCTGCCCGGCAACCTCGGCCGCAGCATCCTGGGGCAGTACGCCAGCGAGGAGCAGGTCGCGGCGCTGAACGCGAGCCTGGGCGTGGACCGCCCGTTCTTTACCCGGTACTTCGACTGGCTCGCGGGCTTCCTTTCGGGCGACTGGGGAATGTCCCAGCGACTCGCCGTCCCCGCCCGCGATATTGTGCTCGAGCGGCTTTCGCACTCGGTGGTGCTCGCCGCGGCGGCGCTCGTCGTGGTCGTGCCACTCGCGATCGCGGCAGGAGCTTACGCGGCGCTGTGCCGCGGCCGGTTCATCGACCGGACCATCTCGATCCTGGGCGTGTCCCTGATGGCGATTCCCGAATTCGTCAGCGGTGTGCTCCTTCTGGTGGTCTTCGGGGTTTACCTACGGTGGTTCCCGGTGCAGTCGAGCGTACCGTCGTGGAATCCGGCCGACATCGTGCAACAGCTGGCCCTGCCGGTGATCCCGCTCTGTTTCATCCTGTTCGGATACATCGCACGCATGATGCGGGCCACCACGATCGATGTGCTCGACCAGAACTACACCCGGACGGCGACGCTCAAAGGCATTTCCATGCGTCAGGTGTTCTTCCGGCATGTGCTGCGGAATGCCATCCTGCCCACGATCACGGTGATCGCGGGGCAGGCGGGTTACCTTATCGGTGGTCTGGTTATCGTCGAGACACTGTTCTCCTATCCGGGAATCGGGAACTTCGCCTACGAGTCGGCCAAGTTCCACGATGTCGCGCCCCTCAACGACAGTGTCGTCGTCATCGGCGCGACGGTCCTGGTGATCAACCTCCTAGGCGATGTCCTTTCGGCGTGGCTGAACCCGCGGATCAGACGAGGAGGCAACCGGTGA
- a CDS encoding ABC transporter permease, with the protein MSVNEIGPRTTKVQPVGSSGSPGLARRLITKPTVVVGGLFVAFWALMGVGWRLVVPYDPGATDARAVLTQPSGAHWLGTDHLGRDVLSRMLAGVTSVLTVAPAATLVGLVLGTAIGLTAGYFGGWWDQIIMRVLESVLVVPVILIAMTVLAMFGTSQLNVIITVGILFTPHVARTVRSAVVVERHHDYVAAAWLQGLRSGPLMVGEILRNITSPIIVEATVRLGYAIFVAAGLAFLSLGVQEPSPDWGLTISVGRPYLQTAPWMVLAPAVALATLVVAVNLLADGIKEVLEG; encoded by the coding sequence GTGAGCGTCAACGAGATCGGTCCAAGGACCACGAAAGTTCAGCCGGTCGGCAGCAGCGGATCACCCGGCCTCGCGCGGCGTCTGATCACCAAGCCCACGGTCGTGGTGGGTGGGCTTTTCGTCGCGTTCTGGGCGCTCATGGGAGTCGGGTGGCGACTCGTGGTGCCCTACGACCCCGGTGCGACCGACGCCCGCGCCGTCCTAACGCAACCGTCCGGCGCGCACTGGCTCGGCACCGACCACCTTGGCCGGGACGTCCTTTCCCGAATGCTCGCGGGCGTGACCAGTGTGCTCACTGTGGCCCCCGCGGCCACGCTCGTGGGTCTGGTGCTCGGCACCGCCATCGGGCTGACCGCGGGATACTTCGGCGGCTGGTGGGACCAGATCATCATGCGGGTGCTGGAATCGGTTCTCGTCGTGCCGGTCATACTCATCGCGATGACGGTGCTGGCCATGTTCGGCACTTCACAGCTTAACGTGATCATCACGGTGGGCATCCTGTTCACGCCGCACGTCGCGCGCACCGTCCGGTCGGCGGTCGTGGTCGAGCGGCACCACGACTACGTGGCGGCGGCGTGGTTGCAGGGCCTGCGTTCGGGGCCGCTCATGGTCGGCGAGATCCTACGCAACATCACGAGCCCGATCATCGTCGAGGCCACCGTCCGCCTGGGCTACGCCATCTTCGTGGCGGCGGGACTCGCCTTCCTGTCGCTCGGCGTGCAGGAGCCTTCGCCCGACTGGGGGCTCACGATCTCGGTCGGCCGCCCATATCTGCAAACGGCGCCGTGGATGGTGCTCGCGCCCGCGGTGGCGCTGGCGACGCTCGTCGTCGCCGTGAACCTGCTCGCGGACGGAATCAAGGAGGTGCTCGAGGGATGA
- a CDS encoding PDR/VanB family oxidoreductase: MEATPRRFPVLVRRATWLADRVIGLDLVPVDGAPLPPWEAGAHIDVVLPSGMVRQYSLYGSRDDRRLYQIAVLLEPNGRGGSKEIHGTALVGKHLEIRPPRNHFGLVDAPAYAFVAGGIGITPILPMIRTVAKAGKSWSLLYGGRGRTSMAFLPELTQMPGGVVDVQPQDERGLPDLTAYVAQAPDEAAFYCCGPEGMLRAMSDVTEAAGLAKHLHLERFGAPASTPPPATPEDSAQFEVELRASGITLTVPPDRSVLDVVSDVAPTVLSSCAEGYCGTCETRVLEGIPDHRDSLLSESDRASNETMLICVSRSRSAKLVLDL; the protein is encoded by the coding sequence ATGGAAGCCACACCGCGCCGGTTTCCGGTCCTCGTCCGCCGGGCCACGTGGCTGGCCGATCGGGTGATCGGGCTCGACCTGGTTCCGGTCGACGGCGCACCGCTACCACCGTGGGAAGCCGGTGCCCACATCGACGTCGTCCTCCCATCCGGGATGGTGCGCCAGTACTCGCTTTACGGCAGCCGCGACGACCGGCGGCTGTACCAGATCGCGGTACTGCTCGAACCGAACGGACGCGGCGGATCGAAGGAGATTCACGGCACCGCGCTCGTGGGCAAGCACCTCGAGATCCGGCCGCCCAGGAACCACTTCGGGCTCGTCGACGCACCCGCGTACGCCTTCGTCGCCGGTGGCATCGGGATCACGCCCATACTCCCCATGATCAGAACGGTCGCGAAAGCGGGAAAGTCGTGGTCTCTGCTCTACGGCGGCCGAGGCCGGACAAGCATGGCGTTTCTGCCCGAGCTCACGCAGATGCCCGGCGGTGTGGTCGACGTACAGCCACAGGACGAGCGTGGCCTGCCGGATCTGACCGCGTATGTCGCCCAGGCGCCGGACGAAGCCGCCTTCTATTGCTGTGGACCGGAAGGCATGCTGCGGGCGATGTCTGATGTGACAGAGGCCGCGGGACTCGCCAAGCACCTGCACCTGGAACGGTTCGGGGCCCCGGCCAGTACGCCACCACCGGCAACCCCCGAGGACTCCGCTCAGTTCGAGGTCGAGCTGCGAGCCAGCGGGATTACGCTGACCGTCCCCCCCGACCGGTCCGTGCTCGACGTGGTCTCCGATGTCGCCCCCACTGTGCTGTCCTCGTGTGCCGAGGGCTATTGCGGCACCTGCGAAACCCGGGTGCTGGAAGGAATCCCGGATCACCGCGACTCCCTGCTGTCCGAAAGCGACAGAGCGAGCAACGAAACGATGCTGATCTGCGTGAGCAGATCACGCTCGGCGAAACTGGTTCTCGACCTCTGA
- a CDS encoding zinc-binding dehydrogenase, whose amino-acid sequence MRFIRFNGQGGNEIVSVDEGPDPVPDAHGILVAARYAGVNPADVLQRNGGYPVPVDAPQDIPGLEVAGEVVAVGSRVRKWAVGDRVMGIVSGGGLADRVLADEHHVWQTPAHLNPIEAAALPEAVLTAFDALNRARVGLGDVVVVRGVNGGVGIAACHLIRELGAQAIGVGRAESALKQVAELGFTVCLAAEAGRAVASLGNATAVIDLVGGEAVAEDLSFLRVGGRIVVVSTAGGLTAQVPLNLLMAKRADVMGTVLRGRSNAEKALLVDDLERRLSASIGDRVSVPVDHVFKAEEVTTAFDRLGESGKFGKVLLDFGA is encoded by the coding sequence ATGCGATTCATTCGATTCAACGGCCAAGGCGGCAACGAGATCGTCAGCGTGGACGAGGGCCCGGACCCAGTGCCGGATGCGCACGGGATCCTGGTTGCGGCCCGCTACGCAGGCGTCAACCCGGCAGATGTGCTGCAGCGCAACGGCGGCTACCCGGTGCCTGTGGACGCGCCTCAGGACATACCCGGTCTCGAGGTTGCCGGCGAGGTCGTCGCCGTCGGCTCGCGGGTGCGCAAATGGGCCGTCGGCGACCGGGTCATGGGAATCGTCAGCGGTGGCGGCCTCGCTGACCGGGTCCTCGCGGACGAGCACCACGTCTGGCAGACTCCCGCCCACCTGAACCCGATCGAAGCCGCGGCGCTGCCGGAAGCGGTCCTCACCGCGTTCGATGCGCTCAACCGTGCCCGTGTCGGGCTGGGCGATGTCGTCGTGGTACGCGGCGTCAACGGCGGTGTAGGGATCGCGGCCTGCCACCTCATCCGGGAGCTGGGCGCCCAGGCCATCGGCGTCGGCCGTGCCGAATCCGCGCTGAAGCAGGTCGCCGAACTCGGGTTCACCGTCTGCCTGGCGGCTGAGGCCGGCCGGGCGGTCGCGTCACTCGGTAACGCCACCGCGGTCATCGATCTCGTGGGCGGGGAAGCCGTCGCCGAGGACCTCTCGTTCCTGCGGGTCGGCGGCCGGATCGTCGTGGTCAGCACGGCCGGCGGGCTCACCGCCCAGGTCCCGCTGAACCTGTTGATGGCCAAGCGGGCCGACGTTATGGGCACCGTCCTCCGGGGCCGTTCGAACGCCGAGAAAGCGCTGCTCGTCGACGACCTGGAGCGTCGCCTGTCCGCGTCGATCGGCGATCGCGTCTCGGTTCCCGTCGACCACGTCTTCAAAGCCGAAGAGGTCACGACCGCGTTCGACCGGCTCGGTGAGTCAGGCAAGTTCGGCAAGGTGCTGCTCGATTTCGGTGCCTGA